The Juglans microcarpa x Juglans regia isolate MS1-56 chromosome 2D, Jm3101_v1.0, whole genome shotgun sequence DNA window attacaatttaacaataataaaatcttaattttgaaataaaatataaacaagtcAAATAGGTTGATTTCGTGATAAGAGAGTATATCCGTTAATAAATCGTGTCTTAAAGGGTCTATCCATTTTTATCCGAACTCATTAACATCAAATTCAAACCTGCTGATTTCGTATTGTATTCGTGTTGAGTTCACTAATCATGTCACATGTTGCCACACCTAAGTTTTAGGtaccatttggatagtgagttaagatgaaagttgaaagttaaaaaaatattattagaatattattttttaatattattattattttagaaatttaaaaagttgaattgttttttatatttatgtatacattttaaaaaaattataatgattaaataaaatgaaatattttcattatcttaattggcgttagtaatatataatttgtgctcatagtgtttttcttttatttattttttctgaataagagaataaaataaagagaaatattctaactacaaagtgattacataaaaataatcttataaattgaaatgatttgatgtgatttatcagattgtaaagttatttatattgtaaaataaatttaacagatcatataaaattacgtcaatttgtgattacttttatataattttttttttttggatataaCATTCTCCtaaaataaaagcaatataGACAGCAAACAAAATTCACGGAGGAaagctatttataattaatggaGGAGTGAAGTGGTGAAGGGAAAGTTCGACCGAAAAGGTACAAATACCGGAAGGGGGGAGAAATAGGGGCCGGGAGAGTAGAAGGAATAGATACCACTGGAGCAAACGTCAGTAAGGAACTGACGTGTCACAACAAATGCTGGGCGCACGGGCTCCGTGTAAACGGACCCTCGCATGAACAGTGTTCATGCTGGGTTTCAACTGTTCATGAGACGGTCCGTTACACGGAGCCCCCGTGCGGGTAGTACCTTAGCGGTGCTCCTGTGGACCTGTGGTCGCGCAAATGGAACGGACTTTTGTAAACTTATCCATCAATTTAGAAAAAGCAGGAAAAACCTGCTGTACGCAGGTCGACACGTAGCACTGCCACTTCCCTAAACTCACGCAGCAAACCTCATCACACATACACCCAACAACAGGTGGCCCCACCACACCTGTcgttctctctctatctcgGCTTAAAAGCCGAAGAAGGAAAAGACAGCGGGTGGGGGAATAGATTAGAGAGTCAGAGACCtcaacaaagagagagacaaaagCCAGGCGCCGCTGCAAGTAAGATGTATAGATATTCAGCAAATTGATCCTAACTCATCCATCTCACACGCTATATACGTACACATGATTTAGAAAAAGGGATAAGATGCATAGATGTTTTCTGTTGATACCTGATCTACCGGATGGATTAAACAGAAAAACACTGGAAAAGATCAAGAATGTGGCTTAATTTGAAGAGTAATAAAAACCGAACCTAATTTGTAGATTTTACCTATGTATATCCCTTTGTATAATTGAATGCGGGTTAAGGAAAGATTTTTAACAATTTGACTTTGTCTCCGGTGAGAAATTTCGCTTTCACTTTCTCTAGGTTAGTTCCCTAcggcctctctctcctctctctctctctctctcgctatcttctttattaaaaattaaaaatgcacGCATGTATAGACGTGTTCTCTGTCATATAATTTTCAACCACCAAGTGCACACCACCCATTTTTTGTATCCAGAAAAGGACAAGCTCGGTGAGAgccagagagagtgagagatcaGTTTATGCGCTTTATCTAACGGTGCAAGAAGGTAAggggagacagagagagatcagagacagagcgagagagaggatGGGAGGGGGAGAGTGGTATTGGAGAGAATAGAGAACAAGATCAACCGCCAAGTTACCTTTTCAAAGCGCAGAAATGGTTTGCTTAAGAAAGCCTTCGAGCTCTCCGTACTGTGCGATGCTGAAGTTGCGCTTATCATATTCTCCAGCCGCGGCAAGCTCTTCCAGTTCGGCAGCACTgagtaactctctctctctctctctcgctctctatATGTTGTCATATAGCATACTGATTTCTGTTCCATTTAAACATCAAAGTACTGTTGTTTGGTGTTTACTTTGCTTAAATATATTACCATTTAATTATGAAGGAGActaagaaagaaaacaaagaactaAAGAAGTGTTTGCTTTGCTATGCTTCCTCTTTAATACCTGGAAaaagattttcctttttcttacgGGGAGGGCCGGGAAGAGTAGTGGCAGTCATCGGTTTCATAGCACGTCCGATCGTCCTTCCTTGTCGATCTCTTCCGGCGGATTGATGCATATTGTGAGTCTTGTCAAATCGGCATGACCCCATATGAGTCTGGACGTTCaattgtcctttttttttgtggtttttctGTCAGGTTTTAGCATCTAGGGTTGGTTTCTCTCTCCATGCGTGTGTGTATGCGCGCGCACTTCGCCTTTCTGGCTGCTTTGAGAAAGAATCTTTAAgcttgagaaagagagaaagagagagaagagaaactttgtttttcttctttctgcttGGTACTGGGCATTTATACGAGCAAGTGTCTTCATTCATGGTGATTTTGcttgaaaattttcaacatCTTTCTTTCTTAGGTACGCAACACCCTTATCTTTCTTGTCACTTGATGATTAATCTCGGCTCTAGATTTCTTTTCCTTATATtatcattcatttctttcttttttttcccttctctttgTGTTTTGCTTCGACGATATCCATAAAATAGAAGAACTGTtctgagaatatatatatatatatatatatatatatatattatataaaaatcttcATCTAGGATTTATGAAGCTCTAAGAACTGACTTAGAGCTGATCTTTTGATGTTCAACAGATTGGCTGATAAACAACTTTGTGAGCAAGTTAACTGGCCTATGAAAAATGCTAGGATTTGATGTGTCGAGTTTCGTAGAGCATGTCATGCTAGGTTCCTCAAACTAACCGATCAAATTAATTAGGAGACCTAGACAGCTATCTATAACTTCTCAAATAATCCTatcataatttcttattttaatttcttgttagATTTCTCCCTTGTTACGTACGTAGGCTGGTAACAGCTAAAGTAAAGTCAGagattttggtttaattttagtAGCTACACCACTATGGATGTGAATTCAAATACCCATTTGGGCACAAAAGGCTTAATTTGCACAAAGCTGGACGAGATTCTTGAAAGATGAAATCACGTTTGACATCATGATGGACGTCCAAAGTGATTGATCAGTATAAAGATCTCTCTTCCTTATGGTTAGTGCAGTGAAATTTTAGACACGACAAAAGTAGAAGAagacaagctagctagctagtagttATACTTGAAAAAAAGGAATCAGAAGACcagaaaattgtgaaaatgaaaccATAAGGACAAAAGAATgggtggaagaaaagaaagaaagagatgcaATGGAATTAAGCAGCCAACAGCGACAGAAAATTGAACGAGATGATGATCTGATACTATGGAGAATTGAAAGTTATTCCTATTAATGTACCCTTGTTCATTAATGTACTGTTTCCGCAAGTTGATTTTGTAGCCCTTCACCCAACAACGCAAATGAACAAGCAAGTACTAAAGTATAAAAGGGTCAAATTGTACCCTTGTTCATTAATGTGTTGGAAGAAATGCATGTATGAAATAATTATGTACGTGATAGATCATGTATCTACTTAATTAgcttatacataatataatacTCATGCATGTAAATTCATGTAATGCTCATTTCATGAAATGGCCGATTTCTCTCTGTTTTCAGGATGAACAAGATCCTTGAGCGCTACCGCCGATGCTGTTACTCGCAAGACACTGACGTTGTTGAGCAGGGAACACAGGTTTTgtccaaaaatatttctcatcaaAATTTCAATCTGTTCAATGATGATTTTAACCTTGACGATCGATGGAGTAGCTTATTACAGATCATTTTCTACAAATTTTAAGCAAAAAGTAGCTAGCGTTTCGTTTAAGAACCCAGTACATTATTACCAGAATGATGCAGTTTATTAATGATTAACTGGACAGCTTGTTCTTATTTAATGTACTGGTTCGATCTCCTTTTGTTGTTCAATGCAGACCCTATACCGAGAGATCACAAAATTAAGGGCAAAATATGAATCTCTTCAGCGCTCACAAAGGTTAATTCATAACCAAaatttccatccattgactcaAATGCATATTAATGCCTTTTCGTATCTCTTTTGAGTATAGTTACAGACAAATTAAAGATATCAGTCTATCTCTCAAAATACTGCCTGCATATCAACATTTCACtttcatatttatgttttctAGGCATATGCTTGGAGAAGATCTCGAACCCCTTAATCTGAAAGAGCTGCAAAACCTTGAGAAACAGCTTGACAAAACTCTCTCGCGAGCTAGGCAACGGAAGGTATGCACGTATAAGCTGCTTGGTATTTAATTGGTGCAAACAGCCCAAACGAAACCACAATAATACACAAGAATGTTAATTACACATTCACATTGTCATTTGTCACAACTTATGGATCGAGTCCATCGACCAATTTGCTTCCACATGCAGAAAAGTTCAATATGTTCTATATATTATGACCAAAGCTGATGACATCTTTCAATATAATGACACTCCTATAAGTATAGATCGACTGATCATGAAAActcatgataaatatatatgattcttTAGTCATTATTTCTAGTCTAACATGGGGAGATTTGTTATAACTTGAACATTTTCTAGCACCATATTAACGCCCCTATGAAATTTGGAGCAGCTTCACATGCAAAGCGTTCCTGTACGATAGGGGTG harbors:
- the LOC121249217 gene encoding agamous-like MADS-box protein MADS3, translated to MERTFVNLSINLEKAGKTCWETERDQRQSEREDGRGRVVLERIENKINRQVTFSKRRNGLLKKAFELSVLCDAEVALIIFSSRGKLFQFGSTEMNKILERYRRCCYSQDTDVVEQGTQTLYREITKLRAKYESLQRSQRHMLGEDLEPLNLKELQNLEKQLDKTLSRARQRKTQIMLDRLEELRQKERCLGEMNRQLKSKIEEKGQRVHEAIQGPGNPTTEAPVDCFEQLHTSHTNHAALERPTFHLGYHQSAVLDPQEAAMETRTFTGGTSRYQAWLL